The following proteins come from a genomic window of Sphaerisporangium rubeum:
- a CDS encoding ATP-binding protein — protein sequence MRTGILLGVTDLAGTPESASTARDFVRLKLGENHPALDDVTLLVSELVTNSVLHSNSKNGGKITLAIADCHDLIHVDVTDAGGPATPEVHQDDLSEGGRGLLLVKALSHKWAVHDDPAGRTVWFQVKYNRGKTQPPPAHDPADRSAASDTTDEPGTTDTEVVRRAAATA from the coding sequence ATGCGCACAGGAATCCTGCTGGGAGTCACAGATCTGGCCGGAACGCCAGAATCAGCATCAACGGCACGTGACTTCGTACGACTGAAGCTCGGCGAGAACCACCCGGCCCTGGACGACGTGACACTTCTTGTATCCGAGCTTGTCACCAATTCGGTGCTCCACTCGAACTCGAAGAACGGCGGAAAGATCACCCTCGCCATCGCCGACTGCCACGACCTCATCCACGTCGACGTCACCGACGCCGGCGGCCCGGCAACCCCCGAGGTCCACCAGGACGATCTCTCCGAGGGCGGCCGCGGCCTCCTGCTGGTGAAAGCGCTCTCGCACAAATGGGCCGTCCACGACGACCCCGCCGGACGAACAGTGTGGTTCCAGGTGAAGTACAACCGCGGCAAGACCCAACCCCCTCCGGCCCATGACCCAGCCGACCGGAGCGCCGCCTCTGACACCACCGACGAACCCGGAACCACTGACACGGAGGTGGTGAGGCGTGCGGCGGCGACGGCGTGA
- a CDS encoding DUF4352 domain-containing protein: MRSPRALCAVLVTLAVASCSAEPAATPAAAPRTYLVPAETARPDETVVKAASVVDGQMRFRVLGFSDGMPSIFGSHAEWNAKGLYTRVRILIESTDRTNQKFDAKQQLLVAADGRTFHVDTQAQAIKRQPDELPVGSFVKMQFDLWFDHPEDAKITAIRFFGDPPLGAIGPSKGIEVPLR; encoded by the coding sequence GTGAGGTCACCCAGGGCCCTGTGCGCCGTCCTCGTCACACTCGCCGTCGCCTCCTGCTCCGCCGAGCCCGCCGCCACCCCTGCCGCCGCTCCGCGCACCTACCTCGTCCCCGCCGAGACCGCACGACCCGACGAGACCGTCGTCAAGGCCGCCTCCGTCGTCGACGGCCAGATGCGCTTCCGCGTCCTCGGCTTCAGCGACGGCATGCCGAGCATCTTCGGCAGCCACGCCGAGTGGAACGCCAAGGGCCTCTACACCCGTGTGCGCATCCTGATCGAGAGCACCGACCGCACCAACCAGAAGTTCGACGCCAAACAACAACTCCTCGTCGCCGCCGACGGCCGCACCTTCCACGTCGACACCCAGGCCCAGGCCATCAAACGCCAACCCGACGAACTCCCCGTCGGCTCCTTCGTCAAGATGCAGTTCGACCTCTGGTTCGACCACCCCGAAGACGCCAAGATCACCGCAATCCGCTTCTTCGGCGACCCCCCTCTCGGCGCCATCGGCCCCTCCAAGGGCATCGAGGTCCCACTCCGCTGA
- a CDS encoding amino acid ABC transporter permease, giving the protein MTDQSITDGPAGPAGGKPGRSRLSPRKRQRISRAVQYVVLAAVVVALAFLVNWEGLALNFAKMDVAEQAFPDVFTIALRNTIIYTVGGFVFGSIFGLILALMRLSSVRPYRWIATVYIEIFRGLPALLIFLLILFLPLALPGFQVPGGTYGQGILGLTIVSAAYMAETLRAGLQAVPKGQTEAARSLGMSHTRAMVSVVIPQAVRIVIPPTTNQFVSLLKDSSLVLFLGVSGEYVELTKFGNDLASTTSNATPIMVVGLTYLLVTIPLGYLAGRLERRQGKGR; this is encoded by the coding sequence ATGACGGACCAGTCCATCACGGACGGGCCCGCGGGACCGGCCGGGGGGAAACCCGGCCGGTCCCGGCTCAGTCCCCGTAAGCGGCAGCGCATCAGTCGTGCCGTCCAGTACGTCGTGCTGGCCGCGGTGGTCGTCGCGCTCGCGTTCCTCGTCAACTGGGAGGGGCTCGCGCTGAACTTCGCCAAGATGGACGTGGCGGAGCAGGCGTTCCCCGACGTGTTCACCATCGCGCTGCGGAACACGATCATCTACACGGTCGGCGGTTTCGTGTTCGGGTCGATCTTCGGCCTGATCCTGGCGCTGATGCGCCTGTCGTCGGTGCGGCCGTACCGGTGGATCGCGACGGTCTACATCGAGATCTTCCGCGGTCTCCCCGCGCTGCTGATCTTCCTGCTGATCCTGTTCCTGCCGCTCGCGCTGCCGGGCTTCCAGGTCCCCGGCGGCACGTACGGCCAGGGCATCCTCGGCCTCACCATCGTCAGTGCGGCCTACATGGCCGAGACGCTGCGGGCCGGCCTGCAGGCCGTGCCGAAGGGCCAGACAGAGGCGGCGCGGTCGCTCGGCATGTCGCACACACGCGCCATGGTCTCGGTGGTCATCCCGCAGGCGGTGCGCATCGTGATCCCGCCGACCACCAACCAGTTCGTCTCGCTGCTCAAGGACTCCTCGCTGGTGCTGTTCCTCGGGGTGAGCGGCGAGTACGTCGAGCTGACCAAGTTCGGCAACGACCTGGCCTCCACGACGAGCAACGCCACCCCGATCATGGTGGTCGGGCTGACGTACCTGCTCGTCACCATCCCGCTCGGCTACCTCGCCGGCCGCCTGGAGCGGCGCCAGGGAAAGGGACGGTGA
- a CDS encoding PaaI family thioesterase: MTNPDGLDETEIRAGRSLGALADTMGIVITELTAERVVARMPVEGNTQPIGLLHGGASCVLAETIGSMGAMTHAGPGKIAFGVEISATHHRTAGAGHVTGVATLLHGGRSLVTYDIQITDEDGRRVCTARLTCMIRDRV, translated from the coding sequence ATGACCAATCCCGATGGCCTGGACGAGACCGAGATCCGGGCCGGCCGGTCCCTCGGCGCGCTGGCCGACACGATGGGCATCGTGATCACCGAGCTCACCGCGGAGCGGGTGGTGGCGCGGATGCCGGTGGAAGGCAACACCCAGCCGATCGGCCTGCTGCACGGCGGGGCCTCCTGCGTGCTGGCCGAGACGATCGGCTCCATGGGGGCCATGACGCACGCCGGTCCCGGAAAGATCGCGTTCGGCGTCGAGATCAGCGCCACCCACCACCGGACGGCCGGCGCGGGTCACGTCACAGGGGTGGCGACGCTGCTGCACGGCGGCCGGAGCCTCGTCACGTACGACATCCAGATCACCGACGAGGACGGACGGCGGGTCTGCACCGCGCGGCTCACCTGCATGATCCGTGACCGTGTGTGA
- a CDS encoding VOC family protein translates to MACRISELVIDCRDPERLAAFWCEVLGFSVLDREDGSVEIGPEEGFGGPEPTLIFSPGEPAPGKLRLHIDVSPTDRDQAEELDRLLRAGARPADVGQTGEESWHVLADPEGNEFCLLRRRIAP, encoded by the coding sequence ATGGCTTGCCGTATCAGCGAACTGGTGATCGACTGCCGTGATCCCGAGCGCCTGGCGGCGTTCTGGTGCGAGGTGCTCGGCTTCTCGGTGCTCGACCGCGAGGACGGGAGCGTCGAGATCGGCCCCGAGGAGGGGTTCGGTGGCCCTGAGCCGACCCTCATCTTCAGCCCGGGTGAGCCCGCGCCGGGGAAGCTGCGGTTGCACATCGACGTGAGCCCGACCGACCGCGACCAGGCCGAGGAACTCGATCGCCTGCTGCGCGCCGGCGCGCGTCCGGCCGACGTCGGCCAGACCGGCGAGGAGTCCTGGCATGTGCTGGCCGACCCCGAAGGCAACGAGTTCTGCCTGCTGAGGCGCCGTATCGCCCCATGA
- a CDS encoding ABC transporter substrate-binding protein, with protein sequence MTSIGALVVSASCLLSACGGGSDEPTTGASASADGGSAAAAPGVKLITPGKLTTCTNLPYEPFQFKEGDKVVGFDVDMVDLAAKKLGVQQEIVDIDFAVIKSGAALNAGKCDVAAAGMTITDERKQNIDFSDPYFDATQALLAKKGTGAKSLDDVKAKGLKLGAQASTTGLDYVKGKGFNPTEFADSPKELLGLQSGQADVIVQDLPVVLTWLKKPEIADKFELIASLDTGEQYGVGLKKGNTELLKVVNEAIAAAKSDGTYEQIYMKWFGKKPGELGTT encoded by the coding sequence ATGACTTCAATCGGGGCACTGGTCGTGAGCGCCTCGTGCCTTCTCTCCGCTTGCGGTGGCGGATCGGACGAGCCCACCACAGGTGCCAGCGCGTCCGCGGACGGCGGGTCGGCCGCCGCGGCCCCCGGCGTCAAGCTGATCACCCCGGGCAAGCTCACGACGTGCACCAACCTGCCGTACGAGCCGTTCCAGTTCAAGGAAGGCGACAAGGTCGTCGGGTTCGACGTCGACATGGTCGACCTCGCGGCCAAGAAGCTCGGTGTCCAGCAGGAGATCGTGGACATCGACTTCGCGGTGATCAAGAGCGGTGCCGCGCTCAACGCCGGCAAGTGCGACGTGGCCGCGGCCGGCATGACGATCACCGACGAGCGCAAGCAGAACATCGACTTCTCCGACCCGTACTTCGACGCGACGCAGGCCCTGCTCGCCAAGAAGGGCACCGGCGCCAAGTCGCTCGACGACGTGAAGGCCAAGGGCCTGAAGCTCGGCGCGCAGGCGTCCACCACGGGTCTGGACTACGTCAAGGGGAAGGGCTTCAACCCGACCGAGTTCGCCGACTCGCCGAAGGAACTGCTCGGGCTCCAGTCCGGCCAGGCCGACGTGATCGTGCAGGACCTGCCGGTCGTGCTCACGTGGCTGAAGAAGCCGGAGATCGCCGACAAGTTCGAGCTGATCGCCAGCCTCGACACCGGTGAGCAGTACGGCGTCGGCCTGAAGAAGGGCAACACCGAGCTCCTCAAGGTCGTCAACGAGGCGATCGCCGCGGCCAAGTCCGACGGCACCTACGAGCAGATCTACATGAAGTGGTTCGGTAAGAAGCCCGGCGAGCTCGGAACCACCTGA
- the polA gene encoding DNA polymerase I, whose translation MPKTDPTPARPCLLLLDGHSLAYRAFYALKDANLTTTDGQHTEAVYGFTSMLINVLRDEKPTHVAVCFDRSEPTFRHESYELYKANRQETPDDFRGQVSLIFEVLDALRVPHLSLAGYEADDLIATLAHQASEQGMTVLIVTGDRDALQLVDDRVTLLMTRRGISDMTRFDPEAVVEKYTLTPKQYPDFAALRGDPSDNLPSIPGVGEKTAAKWVREFGSLDALVDRVDEVKGKVGDKLREYLGQVMHNRQLTELRRDVPLDVEVSGLTMGQWDRDEIHKLFDTLQFRVLRDRLYQSIGTAEPEADEGFSVEVTTLGSGQVAQWFAALPRARAGLAVKGAFGSGTGRVDSLAVAVPGDAGGPARAAYLDLTTLTPEDERALGAWLADESVPKAMHDAKGPLLGLWAHGLDMRGLTCDTALAAYLAMPGQRSFPLDDLALRYLHRELRAESDDGGQAALFDDPADNQAEELAVRADAVRELADALEAHLEPRGGTKLLREVELPLVRVIAELERAGIAADRDYFMGLEAEFGAAVKQAVEEAHRVVGEQFNLGSPKQLQEILFVKLGLPKTKRIKTGYTTDADALAQLATQTDNELPTILLRHRDQTRLKVTVEGLIKEIGDDRRIHTTFNQIVAATGRLSSEKPNLQNIPIRTAEGRRIRQGFVVGEGYECLLTADYSQIELRIMAHLSRDASLIAAFESGHDFHQATAARVFDLPPEQVGGELRARIKAMNYGLAYGLSDFGLSGQLNIPVAEARALKEEYFEEFGGVRDYLAAIVAQARHDGYTETILGRRRYLPDLTSDNRQRREMAERMALNAPIQGSAADIIKVAMLQVGTAMKDAGLRSRMLLQVHDELVFEVASGELDALRDLVTGQMCAAYPLSVPLSVSTGTGGTWETAGH comes from the coding sequence GTGCCGAAGACGGATCCGACCCCCGCCCGACCCTGTCTGCTCCTGCTGGACGGGCACTCGCTCGCGTACCGCGCGTTCTACGCGCTCAAGGACGCCAATCTCACCACGACCGACGGCCAGCACACCGAGGCCGTGTACGGCTTCACGTCCATGCTGATCAATGTCCTGCGTGACGAGAAGCCGACCCACGTCGCGGTGTGCTTCGACCGGTCGGAGCCGACGTTCAGGCACGAGTCGTACGAGCTGTACAAGGCCAACCGCCAGGAGACCCCCGACGACTTCCGCGGCCAGGTCAGCCTGATCTTCGAGGTGCTCGACGCGCTGCGCGTCCCTCACCTGTCGCTCGCCGGGTACGAGGCCGACGACCTCATCGCGACGCTGGCCCACCAGGCGTCCGAGCAGGGCATGACCGTCCTCATCGTCACCGGCGACCGCGACGCGCTGCAGCTCGTCGACGACCGCGTCACGCTGCTGATGACGCGGCGCGGCATCAGCGACATGACGCGCTTCGACCCCGAGGCCGTCGTCGAGAAGTACACGCTCACCCCGAAGCAGTACCCCGACTTCGCCGCGCTGCGCGGCGACCCCAGCGACAACCTGCCGAGCATCCCCGGCGTGGGGGAGAAGACCGCCGCCAAGTGGGTCAGGGAGTTCGGCTCGCTCGACGCGCTGGTCGACCGGGTCGACGAGGTCAAGGGCAAGGTCGGCGACAAGCTGCGCGAGTACCTCGGCCAGGTGATGCACAACCGTCAGCTCACCGAGCTGCGCCGCGACGTGCCGCTCGACGTCGAGGTGAGCGGCCTCACCATGGGCCAGTGGGACCGCGACGAGATCCACAAGCTGTTCGACACGCTCCAGTTCCGCGTGCTGCGCGACCGGCTCTACCAGAGCATCGGCACCGCCGAGCCCGAGGCCGACGAGGGTTTCTCCGTCGAGGTCACCACCCTCGGGTCCGGCCAGGTAGCGCAGTGGTTCGCCGCGCTGCCGCGTGCGCGTGCCGGCCTCGCCGTCAAGGGGGCCTTCGGCAGCGGCACCGGCCGCGTCGACAGCCTCGCCGTCGCCGTCCCCGGTGACGCGGGAGGCCCGGCCCGCGCCGCCTACCTCGACCTCACCACCCTCACCCCCGAGGACGAGCGCGCGCTCGGCGCCTGGCTCGCCGACGAGAGCGTGCCGAAGGCCATGCACGACGCCAAGGGCCCGCTGCTCGGCCTGTGGGCCCACGGGCTCGACATGCGCGGCCTGACCTGTGACACGGCGCTCGCGGCGTATCTCGCGATGCCGGGCCAGCGGTCGTTCCCGCTGGACGATCTCGCGCTGCGCTACCTCCACCGCGAGCTGCGCGCCGAGAGCGACGACGGCGGCCAGGCGGCGCTGTTCGACGACCCCGCCGACAACCAGGCCGAGGAGCTCGCCGTACGGGCCGACGCCGTGCGTGAGCTCGCCGACGCGCTGGAGGCCCATCTGGAGCCCCGCGGCGGCACCAAGCTGCTGCGCGAGGTCGAGCTGCCGCTGGTGCGGGTGATCGCCGAGCTGGAGCGCGCCGGCATCGCCGCCGACCGCGACTACTTCATGGGGCTGGAGGCCGAGTTCGGCGCGGCCGTGAAGCAGGCCGTCGAGGAGGCCCACCGGGTGGTGGGGGAGCAGTTCAACCTCGGGTCCCCCAAGCAGCTCCAGGAGATCCTGTTCGTCAAGCTCGGCCTGCCGAAGACCAAGCGCATCAAGACCGGCTACACCACCGACGCCGACGCGCTGGCCCAGCTCGCCACCCAGACCGACAACGAGCTGCCGACCATCCTGCTGCGCCACCGCGACCAGACCCGTCTCAAGGTCACCGTCGAGGGCCTGATCAAGGAGATCGGCGACGACCGGCGCATCCACACCACGTTCAACCAGATCGTCGCGGCCACCGGCCGGTTGTCGTCGGAGAAGCCCAACCTGCAGAACATCCCGATCCGCACCGCCGAGGGCCGCCGCATCCGGCAGGGCTTCGTGGTCGGCGAGGGGTACGAGTGTTTGCTGACCGCCGACTACAGCCAGATCGAGCTGCGCATCATGGCCCACCTGTCGCGTGACGCCTCGCTGATCGCGGCCTTCGAGTCCGGTCACGACTTCCACCAGGCCACCGCGGCCCGTGTGTTCGACCTGCCGCCTGAGCAGGTCGGCGGCGAGCTGCGGGCCCGCATCAAGGCCATGAACTACGGCCTGGCCTACGGTCTGTCCGACTTCGGCCTGTCGGGCCAGCTCAACATCCCCGTGGCCGAGGCGCGCGCGCTCAAGGAGGAGTACTTCGAGGAGTTCGGCGGGGTGCGCGACTACCTGGCGGCCATCGTCGCGCAGGCCCGTCACGACGGCTACACCGAGACCATCCTCGGCCGCCGCCGCTATCTCCCCGACCTCACCAGCGACAACCGCCAGCGCCGCGAGATGGCCGAGCGCATGGCGCTCAACGCTCCCATCCAGGGCTCGGCGGCCGACATCATCAAGGTCGCCATGCTCCAGGTCGGCACGGCCATGAAGGACGCCGGGCTCCGTTCCCGCATGCTCCTGCAGGTGCACGACGAGCTGGTCTTCGAGGTGGCCTCCGGCGAGCTCGACGCGTTGCGCGACCTGGTGACCGGTCAGATGTGCGCCGCCTACCCCCTGAGCGTCCCGCTGTCGGTCTCCACCGGCACCGGCGGCACCTGGGAGACAGCCGGCCACTGA
- a CDS encoding amino acid ABC transporter ATP-binding protein, whose translation MTATHAVEIRDLHKSFGELEVLKGVDFTVDEGQVVCVIGPSGSGKSTLLRCVNLLEQPTRGTVIVGGVELTDPDCDLDAARRGLGMVFQSFNLFPHMTVLQNVMIAQRRVLGRGKAEAERVARENLEKVGVAAKCDDYPSQLSGGQQQRVAIARALAMDPGLMLFDEPTSALDPELVGDVLAVMRALADDGMTMLVVTHEMSFAREVADRVVFMDGGVIVEEGPPEQVIGKPRHARTRSFLSRVLDPGHVEREGQAAPSDEAHGATG comes from the coding sequence ATGACGGCGACGCACGCGGTCGAGATCCGCGACCTGCACAAGTCGTTCGGCGAGCTGGAGGTGCTCAAGGGGGTCGACTTCACCGTGGACGAGGGTCAGGTCGTCTGCGTGATCGGCCCCTCGGGCTCGGGCAAGTCGACGCTGCTGCGCTGCGTCAACCTGCTGGAGCAGCCCACCAGAGGCACCGTGATCGTCGGCGGGGTCGAGCTGACCGACCCCGACTGCGACCTCGACGCGGCACGCCGCGGGCTCGGCATGGTGTTCCAGTCCTTCAACCTGTTCCCGCACATGACGGTCCTGCAGAACGTCATGATCGCGCAACGGCGTGTGCTGGGCCGCGGCAAGGCCGAGGCCGAGCGCGTCGCGCGGGAGAACCTCGAGAAGGTCGGCGTCGCCGCCAAGTGCGACGACTACCCTTCCCAGCTGTCCGGCGGCCAGCAGCAGCGCGTCGCCATCGCGCGGGCCCTGGCGATGGACCCCGGCCTGATGCTGTTCGACGAGCCGACGTCCGCGCTGGACCCCGAACTGGTCGGCGACGTGCTGGCCGTCATGCGGGCCCTCGCCGACGACGGCATGACGATGCTGGTGGTCACCCACGAGATGAGCTTCGCGCGCGAGGTGGCCGACCGTGTGGTGTTCATGGACGGCGGCGTCATCGTCGAGGAGGGCCCGCCGGAGCAGGTGATCGGCAAGCCGCGGCACGCACGCACCCGATCGTTCCTCAGCAGGGTGCTCGACCCCGGCCACGTCGAGAGAGAAGGCCAGGCGGCGCCGAGCGACGAGGCGCACGGCGCGACCGGCTAG
- a CDS encoding DUF397 domain-containing protein has translation MTGDLRGAMWRKSTFSQDTGNCVEVADNVPGLIGVRDSKIPSGPVLVFGSAEWSVFVGGVKDGALDG, from the coding sequence ATGACTGGTGACCTTCGCGGCGCTATGTGGCGTAAGAGCACCTTCAGTCAGGACACAGGCAACTGCGTGGAGGTTGCCGACAACGTTCCCGGCCTGATCGGAGTGCGTGACAGCAAGATCCCGTCGGGGCCGGTGCTGGTGTTCGGGTCGGCCGAGTGGTCGGTGTTCGTCGGTGGCGTCAAGGACGGCGCGCTGGACGGCTGA
- a CDS encoding helix-turn-helix domain-containing protein gives MSPAREIDPHESPRALFAFELRRYRLAAGLTQQQFGDRIGYSDSQVAMVETMKRTPTRKFAELCDQKLGLDGAMTRLYVNTTWERAPEYFRPWLEEEAEATALHNWEPAVVPGLLQTETYARAMFSASPGITSEEVEERLAGRVRRQSLLNQDKAPLIGIVLDEFVIRRRIGGAEVMREQLQSMLDVAERPNVTIQIVPYEAEAYCGLAGGFIIAERNGSAYAAYVDAQPIGRTVDDRQVIGQITSRYDAIRAEALPFKQSVKLIKEVVNRNDW, from the coding sequence TTGTCCCCCGCGCGAGAAATCGATCCGCACGAGTCTCCGCGTGCGCTTTTCGCGTTCGAGTTGCGTCGGTACCGTCTAGCCGCAGGCCTCACGCAACAGCAGTTCGGTGACCGGATCGGTTACTCGGACTCGCAAGTGGCGATGGTCGAGACCATGAAGCGCACTCCGACGCGGAAGTTCGCGGAGCTGTGCGACCAGAAGTTGGGCTTGGACGGCGCGATGACGCGCCTGTACGTCAACACCACATGGGAGCGTGCGCCGGAGTACTTCCGGCCATGGCTGGAGGAGGAGGCCGAGGCGACGGCCCTTCACAACTGGGAACCGGCCGTCGTCCCGGGACTGCTTCAGACAGAGACATACGCTCGGGCCATGTTTTCCGCATCCCCAGGTATCACCAGTGAGGAAGTGGAGGAGCGGCTGGCCGGAAGAGTGCGACGGCAGTCCCTTCTCAATCAGGACAAGGCGCCGTTGATCGGCATCGTCCTGGATGAGTTCGTGATCCGTCGCCGCATAGGCGGCGCGGAAGTCATGCGGGAACAGCTACAGTCCATGCTCGACGTCGCCGAGCGGCCCAATGTCACCATCCAGATCGTTCCCTACGAAGCGGAGGCGTACTGCGGACTGGCAGGCGGCTTCATCATCGCTGAGCGGAATGGCTCGGCGTACGCCGCCTATGTGGACGCACAACCGATCGGACGAACAGTTGATGACCGCCAAGTCATCGGACAAATCACTTCCCGATATGACGCTATTCGAGCGGAGGCTCTACCGTTCAAGCAGTCGGTCAAGCTCATCAAGGAAGTGGTGAACCGCAATGACTGGTGA